In Armatimonadota bacterium, the following proteins share a genomic window:
- a CDS encoding tetracycline resistance MFS efflux pump, with protein sequence MPDRLRSAKQVVVFTIFLDLLGFGLIIPQLQYYADAFHATPAFIGMIQAIYSLMQFLFAPFWGRLSDKVGRRPVLLVSIAGSAVSYVLFALARDAQMIFFSRLLAGITAANLSTAQAYISDITPPQERTRAMGLIGAAFGVGFILGPAVGGVLGAWGGNFAIGMGGAVLAAANWLSAFLRLPESLPAENRRQAGEWYTFPLRDLPRVLAIPHVGLLALVLFTAIFAIANLESTFVLLAKHRYGLDQRQCGYLFAYLGVMGAVVQGGLIGKLSARFGETRLLLSGYLLQVPALLLIPLVPSTGWLMVVLAVMAMGGGVAGPSLNGLLSRLAPADRRGEVFGVTQSLGSLARVVGPAWGGWSFGHLGMSAPYMTAAMLMLVAAAMVAWWTASLVSAVSASE encoded by the coding sequence GCTTGGTTTTGGGCTTATCATCCCTCAATTGCAGTACTACGCGGATGCTTTCCACGCTACCCCCGCCTTTATCGGCATGATTCAGGCTATTTACTCGCTGATGCAGTTTCTGTTTGCGCCCTTCTGGGGCAGATTGTCGGACAAAGTGGGGCGACGGCCGGTGCTGCTGGTGAGCATTGCAGGGTCGGCGGTGTCGTACGTGCTGTTTGCACTGGCGCGGGACGCCCAGATGATATTCTTCTCTCGCCTGCTGGCGGGTATCACCGCTGCGAACCTTTCTACCGCGCAGGCATACATCTCTGATATCACTCCACCGCAAGAGCGCACCCGAGCGATGGGGCTAATCGGCGCGGCTTTCGGTGTGGGCTTTATCCTGGGACCAGCGGTGGGCGGCGTGCTGGGGGCATGGGGAGGCAACTTCGCCATCGGCATGGGAGGTGCGGTACTGGCGGCAGCGAACTGGTTGAGCGCGTTCTTGCGGCTGCCTGAAAGCTTGCCCGCTGAAAATCGACGACAGGCGGGCGAGTGGTACACCTTTCCTCTGCGCGACCTGCCACGTGTGCTGGCAATACCGCATGTGGGCTTGCTGGCTCTGGTGCTGTTTACCGCCATCTTCGCGATTGCCAACCTCGAATCGACCTTCGTGCTGCTGGCGAAGCACCGCTACGGCTTAGACCAGCGGCAGTGTGGCTATCTGTTTGCCTATTTGGGCGTGATGGGCGCGGTGGTGCAAGGCGGTTTGATCGGTAAGCTGAGCGCACGCTTCGGCGAGACTCGTTTGCTGCTGAGCGGTTACTTGCTGCAGGTACCCGCTTTGCTGCTCATACCGCTGGTGCCGTCCACAGGCTGGCTGATGGTGGTGCTGGCGGTGATGGCGATGGGCGGAGGCGTTGCTGGACCCAGCCTGAACGGGTTACTTTCCAGACTCGCGCCTGCCGACCGCCGCGGTGAGGTGTTCGGCGTTACACAGTCGCTGGGTAGCCTGGCTCGGGTGGTGGGACCCGCATGGGGCGGATGGAGTTTCGGGCATTTGGGTATGAGCGCACCCTACATGACCGCGGCGATGTTGATGCTGGTCGCAGCTGCAATGGTGGCGTGGTGGACGGCCAGCCTGGTGTCTGCGGTATCGGCGTCGGAGTAA
- a CDS encoding CBS domain-containing protein, with protein sequence MPKAKDIMTTDVVTVQGTATVAEAVALMKQRGLRSLIVDRRSEDDAYGIITQRDIVYKVVAKGLDPNSVQVHEIMSKPLVVVNPNLDVKYVARLLANTGLSRAPVIGEHRLMGVVSLSDIVNKAM encoded by the coding sequence ATGCCGAAGGCGAAAGACATCATGACCACCGATGTGGTCACCGTCCAGGGTACTGCCACCGTAGCGGAAGCGGTTGCGTTGATGAAGCAGAGGGGCTTGCGCTCGTTGATCGTGGACCGACGTAGCGAGGACGATGCCTACGGCATCATCACGCAGCGCGACATCGTGTACAAGGTAGTAGCCAAGGGGCTCGACCCGAACTCGGTGCAGGTGCACGAGATTATGTCCAAGCCGCTGGTGGTAGTTAATCCCAATCTGGACGTGAAGTACGTGGCGCGACTGCTGGCGAACACTGGCTTGTCGCGTGCCCCGGTCATCGGGGAGCACCGGCTGATGGGGGTGGTGTCGCTGAGCGACATCGTGAACAAAGCGATGTAG
- the gyrA gene encoding DNA gyrase subunit A, with product MPEEIAERQPEIEIVPLEEELSRSYLGYAMSTIIARALPDVRDGLKPVQRRILYAMREMGVTPNSAHVKCAAVCGETMKRFHPHGNEALYATLVRMAQDFSMRYPLIDGQGNFGSVDGDPPAAMRYTECRLSPLAMEMMEDIDKETVDWQPNYDQSTVEPMVLPGKFPNFICNGGSGIAVGMATNVPPHNLREVVDAITHLIDHPQASISELMKYLPGPDFPTAGLILGTKGIREAYETGRGQIIMQAKTQIEPMDGGKQAIVITELPYQVNKAKLIEQIANLVKGKRVDGITAIDDFTDRTGMRVVIELRRDVNPHKILNFLLKHTPMRLSFGVIMLALEDGVPRVLNLKQVLQNYINHRREVIVRRTRYELYRAQQRAHILEGLQVVVRFLDEIIRIIRQSENSEVARRALMRRFGFTQIQAEAILSMQLRQLTALEQQRLEDEYKNLLQEIAYLEDILVDERRVAQIIKQELKELKDKYGDDRRTRIIAREAEEIGEEDMIPEEEMLVTITRDGYIKRLPLDTYRSQRRGGKGVIATTTKEEDTLEHIFQVSTHHYILFFTDRGRVYRLKAYEVPQATRQARGTAIINLIRIEPGEKITATVSVADFSPDKYLVMGTRQGEVKRIALSEFANLRANGLFAFDLEEGDELGWVQVTSGNDELVLVTRKGMSLRFHESDVRSMGRAAGGVRGIQLAKDDVVVAMVKAYKDRDLLVISEKGYGKRTPFSEYRLQGRGGKGIITFNVTQRTGMLVDAKGVLPDDRIIAVTAQGKAIRVPVSQIRRTGRAAQGVRIMTPDNGDYVNALARIVQRIDDEGVEENGEK from the coding sequence ATGCCTGAAGAGATTGCCGAACGACAGCCGGAGATTGAAATCGTACCGTTGGAGGAAGAATTAAGCCGCTCGTACCTCGGGTATGCGATGAGCACCATCATCGCGCGCGCCCTGCCCGACGTGCGCGATGGATTGAAGCCTGTGCAACGGCGTATCCTCTACGCCATGCGCGAAATGGGCGTCACCCCCAACAGTGCCCACGTGAAGTGCGCTGCCGTTTGCGGAGAGACTATGAAACGATTCCACCCGCACGGCAACGAGGCGTTGTACGCAACCCTCGTGCGCATGGCTCAGGACTTCAGCATGCGCTACCCGCTGATTGATGGGCAGGGCAACTTTGGTAGTGTAGATGGCGACCCACCCGCGGCGATGCGCTACACCGAGTGCCGTCTCTCCCCGCTGGCGATGGAGATGATGGAGGATATTGATAAGGAGACGGTGGATTGGCAGCCCAACTACGACCAGTCTACCGTGGAGCCGATGGTGCTGCCTGGCAAGTTCCCCAACTTCATTTGCAACGGGGGAAGCGGTATCGCCGTCGGTATGGCTACCAATGTGCCCCCGCACAACCTGCGAGAGGTGGTAGACGCCATCACGCATCTGATTGACCATCCGCAGGCGTCCATCTCCGAGCTGATGAAGTACCTGCCCGGACCTGATTTTCCTACCGCTGGCTTGATTCTGGGCACAAAAGGCATTCGCGAGGCGTACGAAACCGGGCGCGGGCAGATTATCATGCAGGCAAAGACACAAATCGAGCCGATGGACGGTGGCAAGCAAGCCATCGTTATCACCGAACTGCCCTATCAGGTAAACAAGGCGAAGCTTATCGAGCAGATAGCCAACCTGGTGAAAGGCAAGCGCGTGGACGGCATCACCGCCATCGACGACTTTACCGACCGCACGGGGATGCGTGTGGTTATCGAACTGCGACGCGATGTCAACCCCCACAAGATACTCAACTTCTTGTTAAAGCATACGCCCATGCGTCTGTCGTTCGGCGTCATTATGCTTGCGCTGGAGGACGGCGTGCCGCGCGTGCTCAACCTCAAACAGGTGCTTCAGAACTACATCAACCATCGGCGCGAGGTCATCGTCCGGCGTACGCGCTACGAGCTGTACCGTGCCCAGCAACGTGCCCATATCCTGGAAGGGCTGCAGGTCGTAGTGCGCTTCTTGGACGAAATCATTCGCATTATTCGGCAATCGGAGAACAGTGAGGTAGCAAGACGCGCCCTCATGCGCCGGTTCGGCTTCACCCAGATACAGGCGGAAGCCATTCTCTCCATGCAGCTGCGCCAGCTGACCGCGTTGGAACAACAACGCCTGGAGGATGAATACAAAAACCTGCTGCAGGAAATCGCCTATCTGGAAGACATTCTGGTGGACGAGAGGCGCGTGGCGCAGATTATCAAGCAGGAACTAAAGGAGCTCAAAGACAAATACGGCGACGACCGACGTACCCGCATCATCGCGCGTGAGGCGGAAGAGATTGGCGAAGAGGATATGATTCCCGAAGAGGAGATGCTGGTGACCATCACGCGCGATGGCTACATCAAGCGTCTGCCTCTGGATACCTACCGCAGTCAGCGACGTGGTGGCAAGGGGGTTATTGCCACTACCACTAAAGAGGAGGACACACTGGAGCATATCTTCCAGGTCAGCACGCACCACTATATCCTCTTCTTCACCGACCGCGGGCGCGTGTACCGTCTGAAGGCGTATGAAGTTCCTCAGGCGACGAGGCAAGCGCGCGGTACGGCAATTATCAACCTCATTCGCATCGAGCCGGGTGAGAAAATCACAGCAACCGTTTCCGTCGCCGACTTCTCGCCCGACAAGTACCTCGTTATGGGTACGCGCCAGGGCGAGGTGAAACGCATTGCGCTCTCCGAGTTTGCCAACCTGCGTGCGAACGGATTGTTCGCTTTTGACCTGGAGGAGGGCGATGAGCTCGGCTGGGTGCAGGTCACGTCGGGTAATGATGAGCTGGTTCTCGTCACCCGCAAGGGCATGAGCCTGCGCTTCCACGAGTCGGATGTGCGCTCGATGGGCAGGGCGGCGGGTGGCGTGCGAGGCATCCAGCTCGCCAAGGATGACGTAGTAGTGGCGATGGTGAAGGCATACAAAGATCGCGACCTGCTGGTGATTTCCGAAAAGGGCTATGGCAAGCGCACTCCGTTTAGCGAGTATCGCTTGCAGGGACGCGGTGGAAAAGGTATCATCACCTTCAATGTCACCCAGCGAACGGGCATGCTGGTGGATGCGAAGGGAGTGTTGCCCGACGACCGCATCATCGCCGTTACCGCCCAGGGCAAAGCAATTCGTGTGCCGGTATCGCAAATTCGGCGTACGGGACGGGCGGCACAAGGCGTGCGCATCATGACTCCTGATAATGGCGACTACGTGAACGCTCTGGCGCGTATCGTACAACGCATTGACGATGAAGGCGTGGAGGAGAATGGAGAAAAGTGA
- a CDS encoding archease, whose translation MGEHTGYEILEHTADKGVRAWGRTLEELFENASRGMYRLVIDPEGKQADVSIPVSVEVPDPIDRSDLLVKWLRELIYLTDVQKVVFTDFTVHRVTDTIAEGEARGLVVEDNSILDGAPVKAVTYHGLRLEQKPGGWEAEFYVDV comes from the coding sequence ATGGGCGAACACACAGGCTACGAGATTCTGGAGCACACCGCCGACAAGGGCGTGCGTGCATGGGGCAGAACGTTAGAGGAACTTTTCGAGAACGCCTCGCGCGGTATGTATCGGCTGGTGATAGACCCAGAGGGGAAGCAGGCAGATGTCTCCATACCTGTATCTGTAGAAGTGCCAGACCCCATAGACCGTTCAGACCTGTTGGTGAAATGGCTGCGCGAGCTGATATACCTGACCGACGTGCAGAAGGTGGTTTTTACCGATTTCACCGTGCATCGGGTGACGGACACCATAGCAGAAGGCGAGGCACGAGGACTGGTTGTGGAGGACAATTCCATACTGGACGGCGCTCCGGTGAAAGCGGTCACGTATCACGGACTGCGTCTGGAGCAGAAGCCAGGAGGATGGGAAGCAGAGTTCTACGTGGATGTGTAA
- a CDS encoding acetoin utilization protein AcuC, with translation MKDFAYIVCPGVERYSFSAYHPLRPERVTLSQELARMLGVLRDEDVVQASPASPDLVAEVHSLRYVQVVQALSEGKHVPGYHQFGFASGDNPPFRGMFEASLAVAGASVAAAQAVMDGARVAVNLAGGLHHARYEEAAGFCIFNDPAIAIHVLKQKYRRIVYLDIDVHHGDGVQWLYYRDPQVLTISIHESGRFLFPGTGHPDEIGEEEGRGYCANIALGRYADDEVWWWAFQQVVPPLFRWFQPEVVVLQMGADPHYTDPLAHVSLTTQGWLRAVQWVVEQGIPVMATGGGGYSLTAVTRMWTLALSTLKGVPVPDQIPPQFALYDEVRTLHDPEPPTVPERWRETTRQFTEQSVSELKHYLRPYVQWE, from the coding sequence ATGAAAGATTTTGCTTACATCGTTTGTCCCGGTGTGGAGCGATACAGCTTCTCGGCGTATCATCCTCTGCGTCCGGAGCGGGTAACGCTCTCGCAGGAGCTGGCGCGGATGCTAGGCGTACTGCGTGATGAAGACGTCGTGCAAGCATCGCCAGCTTCCCCTGACCTGGTCGCCGAGGTGCACTCGTTACGCTACGTGCAGGTGGTGCAGGCGTTGAGCGAGGGCAAACATGTGCCCGGCTACCATCAGTTCGGCTTTGCCAGCGGAGACAACCCGCCGTTTCGCGGTATGTTCGAAGCCTCTTTAGCGGTGGCAGGAGCATCGGTGGCGGCGGCACAGGCGGTGATGGATGGGGCGCGAGTAGCGGTGAATCTGGCTGGCGGTCTGCACCATGCTCGCTATGAAGAAGCGGCTGGTTTCTGCATTTTCAACGATCCCGCTATTGCTATCCATGTGCTGAAACAAAAATACCGTCGGATTGTCTATTTGGACATAGACGTGCACCACGGCGACGGCGTGCAGTGGCTGTATTACCGTGACCCGCAAGTGTTGACGATATCGATACATGAATCGGGGCGGTTCCTGTTCCCCGGCACCGGACACCCCGATGAGATTGGAGAAGAGGAAGGGCGCGGGTATTGTGCCAATATCGCGTTGGGACGTTATGCGGATGACGAAGTCTGGTGGTGGGCATTTCAGCAGGTAGTCCCACCGTTGTTCCGCTGGTTTCAACCCGAGGTGGTAGTGTTGCAGATGGGTGCAGACCCACACTATACCGACCCGCTGGCGCATGTGTCTTTAACCACGCAGGGCTGGTTGCGAGCGGTACAGTGGGTAGTAGAGCAGGGCATCCCTGTTATGGCAACCGGCGGTGGGGGCTATTCGCTGACGGCGGTTACGCGCATGTGGACGCTCGCTCTATCCACATTAAAAGGCGTACCGGTGCCCGATCAAATACCTCCGCAATTCGCCCTGTATGATGAGGTTCGCACCCTGCACGACCCGGAGCCTCCCACAGTGCCAGAGCGATGGCGCGAAACCACCAGGCAGTTCACCGAGCAATCGGTGAGCGAACTGAAGCATTACTTGCGACCGTACGTGCAATGGGAGTGA
- a CDS encoding hypothetical protein (possible pseudo, frameshifted) gives MICSDGGAPTIEQCLITRNRTLDSGAGLYATTYASPTVIGSTISNNYAVRDGAGVLVKSDSTISLQECTISCNTSENNGGGVYLLDNASAELTRCAISYNTARNSGAGIYVYNSSPVMLYSMISGNSADYYGGGVYCEWQSSPQVLNSLIVNNTAQRYGGGMYIYRECTPTITNCTFAFNTAPNQGGGIYTYGSSPSVSNTIVAFNTSGIFRSGGSPTLRYNCVYGNTNYNYKGITDPTGTNGNISVNPLLTGRNGHLLPGSPCINAGENGFANSAWQDLDGEPRIVDGRVDIGADEFVPPTANGMVVFSDYNGMLPPVLDMEVRLGTASEIRSLWLGTDGSFTLPSAPTGVFSLSTKPSHWLRRTVEVDTSAGSVLGIEIDLTNGDIDGDNEVSLFDFGQLVQAFGSLPGDENWNPNADLDGDGEVTLFDFSILVRYFGGIGDE, from the coding sequence GTGATCTGTTCGGATGGCGGCGCTCCAACCATTGAGCAATGCCTTATCACCCGCAATCGCACCTTAGACAGTGGGGCAGGGCTGTATGCTACGACGTATGCATCGCCGACTGTTATTGGGTCAACCATCAGCAATAACTACGCAGTAAGAGACGGGGCGGGGGTCCTGGTAAAGTCCGATAGCACGATATCGCTTCAGGAATGCACCATATCGTGCAACACCTCCGAAAACAACGGTGGGGGCGTTTACCTGCTGGATAACGCCTCTGCTGAATTGACCCGCTGCGCCATAAGCTACAATACAGCAAGGAACTCGGGCGCGGGCATTTACGTCTACAACTCCTCGCCAGTCATGCTATACAGCATGATCTCGGGCAACAGTGCGGACTACTACGGCGGCGGTGTTTACTGTGAATGGCAATCCTCTCCGCAGGTGCTGAACAGCCTGATTGTAAACAACACTGCCCAGCGGTACGGGGGAGGAATGTATATTTACAGGGAATGCACCCCTACCATTACCAACTGCACCTTCGCCTTCAACACAGCGCCCAATCAGGGTGGCGGTATCTATACCTATGGCTCCTCGCCTTCGGTAAGTAACACGATCGTGGCATTCAATACTTCGGGCATCTTCCGGTCGGGAGGATCTCCCACGCTCCGTTACAACTGTGTGTACGGCAACACCAACTATAATTACAAAGGCATCACCGACCCGACGGGCACGAATGGCAATATCTCCGTGAACCCGTTGCTGACTGGACGTAATGGGCATCTCCTGCCGGGTTCGCCCTGCATCAACGCAGGAGAGAACGGCTTCGCGAATAGTGCCTGGCAGGATCTCGATGGCGAACCACGCATTGTGGATGGCAGGGTGGACATTGGCGCGGACGAGTTCGTTCCACCAACGGCGAACGGTATGGTCGTCTTCAGCGACTACAACGGAATGCTGCCCCCTGTTCTGGACATGGAGGTGCGGCTGGGTACGGCGTCGGAGATTCGCAGCCTCTGGTTGGGCACAGATGGCTCCTTTACCCTACCTTCCGCGCCAACCGGAGTGTTTTCTCTTTCTACAAAACCCTCCCACTGGCTGAGGCGGACAGTAGAGGTAGATACCTCTGCGGGAAGCGTGTTGGGGATAGAAATAGACTTGACGAACGGCGATATCGATGGTGATAACGAAGTCAGTCTCTTCGACTTCGGACAGCTGGTGCAGGCGTTTGGTTCCCTGCCGGGCGACGAGAACTGGAATCCCAATGCAGACCTGGACGGCGACGGCGAGGTGACACTGTTCGACTTCAGCATCCTAGTACGCTATTTTGGGGGGATAGGAGACGAGTAA
- a CDS encoding hypothetical protein (possible pseudo, frameshifted), with amino-acid sequence MPRSACILTILTVMFFLTTTAFARILYVTPQGDDTNSGLSWTEAKRTVSAAIEAASSGDEIWVAAGTYYENIVMKGGLKLYGGFMGTETSVDERPTFPRTQPDPYETVLDGMQAGRVITVPITASPSVIIDGLTVCHGKVEGPVGAYGGGILCQAPEVHISHCTIANNVANGGGGVYVAEGSTVYISHCVIVGNSGFGGGVHSSGDVTVRHCIITQNSGGILLHRKGKVEDCEISANIGGRGGGAYVYSYTIATFSRCRFVANEASEYGGGLYFAGDAGEVTSCLFTRNTASAGAALAVVSTITVTGCDIIHNEASNWGGGFYILPGGHQVIEMCTIANNTAGYGGGILCNQGAAPSNCGLYYRAQHCERRWRGSRLLLGK; translated from the coding sequence ATGCCACGTTCTGCATGCATCCTGACTATCCTTACCGTCATGTTCTTCCTGACCACAACCGCGTTCGCTCGCATCCTGTACGTGACCCCACAAGGCGACGACACGAATAGTGGCCTCAGCTGGACAGAGGCGAAGCGTACGGTGAGCGCGGCGATAGAGGCTGCCTCCTCGGGCGACGAAATCTGGGTGGCGGCAGGAACATACTATGAGAATATCGTGATGAAAGGTGGTTTGAAGCTGTATGGCGGCTTCATGGGTACGGAAACCTCGGTGGACGAACGCCCGACCTTCCCCCGCACCCAACCCGACCCTTACGAGACCGTGCTGGACGGGATGCAGGCTGGGAGGGTGATTACGGTTCCAATCACCGCCAGTCCCTCTGTAATCATAGACGGGTTGACCGTTTGCCACGGAAAGGTCGAGGGACCGGTTGGCGCGTACGGCGGTGGGATCCTCTGCCAGGCTCCCGAGGTACACATTTCCCATTGCACCATTGCCAACAACGTAGCGAATGGAGGCGGAGGAGTGTACGTGGCTGAAGGTAGCACTGTCTATATCTCACACTGCGTGATAGTTGGCAACTCCGGTTTCGGCGGAGGGGTGCACTCTTCAGGCGATGTCACTGTACGACACTGCATTATCACCCAAAACTCGGGAGGGATACTTCTGCATCGAAAAGGCAAAGTGGAGGACTGCGAAATCTCCGCGAACATCGGCGGAAGAGGCGGGGGCGCTTATGTCTACTCGTATACCATTGCTACTTTCTCGCGCTGTCGATTCGTTGCGAACGAGGCTAGCGAGTATGGAGGCGGCTTGTACTTCGCCGGCGACGCAGGAGAGGTGACTAGCTGTCTTTTCACTCGCAATACCGCGAGCGCCGGTGCTGCATTAGCGGTGGTAAGCACAATAACCGTCACCGGTTGCGATATCATACACAACGAAGCCAGCAACTGGGGTGGCGGTTTTTATATCCTGCCTGGAGGGCACCAAGTGATTGAAATGTGCACCATCGCCAACAACACAGCCGGGTACGGCGGGGGTATTTTGTGCAACCAAGGGGCGGCACCCTCGAATTGTGGATTGTACTATCGCGCACAACACTGCGAAAGGAGATGGCGCGGGAGTAGGCTGTTATTGGGAAAGTAG
- the ydjE gene encoding putative sugar kinase YdjE — MAEIVCLGEALIDMVAQQKGVTIAEAKGFSPAPGGAPANVAVGVAKLGVRSAFLGKVGADPFGYLLRDTLYQYGVDVGGMRFDENARTALAFVSLTKEGVPDFIFYRNPSADMLYEPGDVDTHRLRRAKVFHFGSISLLDEPVRSATLFALQIARESGALISYDPNMRPALWRSEEEGKQQMEAGMRFADVVKLNETELQFLTGVRTPEVGIAHLFTLFPQLVLVAVTLGEKGCYYATPHRSGAVSGIPVEVVETVGCGDAFVAAMLVQLRKRAKGREGVRNLSDSDLQRTFLYANAAGAITATRPGAIPALPTDAEVAEMLQKV; from the coding sequence GTGGCGGAGATTGTGTGCCTCGGCGAAGCGCTCATCGACATGGTCGCCCAACAGAAAGGGGTCACCATCGCGGAAGCAAAAGGCTTCTCGCCCGCTCCGGGTGGCGCACCGGCGAACGTCGCGGTGGGCGTGGCGAAACTGGGTGTACGCAGTGCGTTCCTGGGCAAAGTGGGGGCGGATCCGTTTGGATACCTGTTACGAGATACCCTCTACCAGTATGGGGTAGATGTAGGCGGGATGCGCTTTGATGAGAACGCACGCACTGCGCTGGCGTTCGTCTCGTTGACCAAGGAGGGCGTACCCGACTTCATCTTTTACCGCAATCCCAGTGCGGACATGCTTTACGAGCCGGGTGATGTGGACACGCACCGCCTGCGTCGGGCGAAGGTTTTTCACTTCGGCTCTATCTCTCTGCTGGACGAGCCGGTGCGCAGCGCGACACTGTTTGCCCTGCAGATTGCGCGAGAGAGTGGCGCACTGATTTCGTACGACCCCAATATGCGCCCCGCGCTCTGGCGCAGTGAGGAAGAGGGTAAACAGCAGATGGAAGCGGGTATGCGCTTTGCGGATGTGGTGAAGCTGAACGAGACCGAGCTGCAGTTCCTCACAGGCGTTCGTACGCCCGAGGTAGGCATCGCTCATCTTTTCACCCTGTTTCCGCAGCTGGTGCTGGTTGCGGTGACGTTGGGAGAAAAAGGTTGTTACTATGCGACGCCCCATCGAAGCGGTGCAGTTTCCGGAATACCTGTGGAGGTCGTGGAAACAGTTGGCTGTGGGGATGCGTTTGTGGCGGCGATGTTGGTGCAGCTGCGCAAGAGGGCAAAAGGACGCGAAGGGGTGCGCAACCTAAGCGACTCGGATCTGCAGCGTACGTTTCTGTACGCGAATGCTGCTGGAGCGATTACCGCCACTCGTCCCGGTGCCATCCCGGCTTTACCGACGGATGCGGAAGTGGCAGAGATGCTCCAGAAAGTGTAA